One window of Fusobacterium polymorphum genomic DNA carries:
- a CDS encoding RNA-guided endonuclease InsQ/TnpB family protein gives MYLTLKQQVKHLSREEFRNLKYLSHIAKNLTNEAIYNIRQYYFKNKKYLSYNENYKMLKNSENYKKLNSNMAQQILKEVDGSFKSFFGLLKLTKNGQYDNKKIKLPKYLAKDAFTTLVIGFVRLKDDMLIIPYSNSFRKIHEEIAIKLPPVLKGKKIKEIRIIPKQYSRYFEIQYTYEVKEIKRKLNRENGLGIDLGIDNLCTCVTNNGASFLIDGRKLKSINQYYNKINAKLQSIKDKQKIERTTLRQKRIARKRNNRIEDYLSKAARIIINYCLNNDIGKLVLGYNEDFQRNSNIGSINNQNFVNIPYGKLRDKLIYLCKLYGIEFKLQEESYTSKASFFDRDEIPIYDKKNSQEYIFSGKRIKRGLYQTSAGKLINADCNGALNILRKSKVVDLSILYNRGELNTPKRIRVV, from the coding sequence ATGTATTTAACATTAAAACAACAAGTAAAACATCTTAGTAGAGAAGAATTTAGAAATTTAAAATATTTATCTCATATAGCTAAGAACTTAACTAATGAAGCTATATACAATATTAGACAATACTATTTTAAAAATAAAAAGTATTTAAGTTATAATGAAAACTATAAAATGCTTAAAAATAGTGAAAATTACAAGAAATTAAATTCTAATATGGCTCAGCAAATTTTAAAAGAAGTAGATGGAAGTTTTAAATCATTTTTTGGACTTTTAAAACTTACTAAGAATGGTCAATATGATAATAAAAAAATAAAATTACCTAAATATCTTGCTAAAGATGCTTTTACAACTCTTGTTATAGGTTTTGTTAGATTAAAAGATGATATGCTGATTATTCCTTATTCAAATTCATTTAGAAAGATACATGAGGAAATTGCAATAAAACTACCACCAGTATTAAAAGGCAAGAAAATAAAAGAGATCAGAATAATACCTAAACAATATTCTAGGTACTTTGAAATTCAATATACTTATGAAGTAAAAGAAATTAAAAGGAAATTAAATAGAGAAAATGGACTAGGAATAGATTTAGGTATAGACAATCTATGTACTTGTGTTACTAATAATGGAGCTTCATTCCTAATAGATGGTAGAAAATTAAAATCAATAAATCAATACTATAACAAGATAAATGCAAAATTACAAAGTATAAAAGATAAGCAAAAGATTGAGCGTACAACATTAAGACAAAAGAGAATAGCTAGAAAGAGAAATAATCGCATAGAAGATTATCTTTCAAAAGCAGCAAGAATAATAATAAATTATTGTCTTAATAATGATATAGGAAAACTAGTTCTAGGATATAATGAGGACTTTCAAAGAAATTCAAATATAGGAAGTATAAATAATCAAAATTTTGTGAATATACCATATGGAAAATTAAGAGATAAATTAATATATCTATGTAAACTATATGGAATAGAATTTAAACTACAAGAAGAAAGTTATACATCAAAAGCAAGTTTCTTTGATAGAGATGAAATTCCAATATATGATAAAAAAAATTCACAAGAATATATATTCAGTGGAAAAAGAATAAAAAGAGGACTATATCAAACAAGTGCAGGTAAACTTATAAATGCAGATTGTAATGGAGCATTGAATATTCTAAGAAAAAGTAAAGTTGTGGATTTAAGTATCCTATACAATAGAGGTGAGCTGAACACACCTAAAAGAATAAGGGTAGTGTAA